Proteins from a single region of Syngnathus scovelli strain Florida chromosome 7, RoL_Ssco_1.2, whole genome shotgun sequence:
- the meis3 gene encoding homeobox protein Meis3 isoform X3, with the protein MEKRYEDLVHYSGTEGMSMGVYGDDVRTLPTPQYGAAIPDSLKHHKDQIYGHPLFPLLALVFEKCELATCSPRDSASLSATSHLPGMTSHSDVCSSESFNDDIAAFAKQIRSEKPIFSSNPELDNLMIQAIQVLRFHLLELEKVHDLCDNFCHRYITCLKGKMPTDLVLDEREGGSKSDMEDFNGSCTSLSEQNASWLREPDECAATPLGTPGTCGLPSHSTGDNCSDTGDGLDTGVASPSTGEEDESDRERRNNKKRGIFPKVATNIMRAWLFQHLTHPYPSEEQKKQLSQDTGLTILQVNNWFINARRRIVQPMIDQSNRSGQGGPYSPEGAALGGYGLDGQAHLSLRAAAGLQGMPSLQGDYSSALLSQAAYPAHPGPSLHPYPGPHPHAAMLLHPPPHAHPTEPLLAQGLDIHAH; encoded by the exons ATGGAGAAGAGG TATGAAGACCTGGTGCACTACTCGGGGACGGAGGGCATGTCGATGGGGGTGTACGGGGATGATGTCAGAACACTTCCAACCCCTCAGTACGGAGCCGCCATCCCCGACTCCCTCAAACACCACAAGGACCAAATCTATGG tcaCCCATTGTTCCCATTGCTGGCCTTAGTTTTTGAAAAATGTGAGCTTGCCACCTGCTCTCCCCGAGACTCCGCCTCCCTGTCAGCCACATCCCACCTCCCTGGCATGACAAGTCACAGCGACGTGTGCTCCTCGGAATCCTTCAATGATGACATTGCTGCTTTTGCTAAACAG ATTCGTTCAGAGAAACCAATATTTTCTTCCAATCCTGAACTAGACAACTTG ATGATTCAAGCAATACAAGTTCTTCGCTTTCATTTACTGGAGTTAGAAAAG GTGCATGACCTATGTGATAATTTCTGCCACCGTTACATCACCTGTCTGAAGGGCAAAATGCCCACGGACTTGGTCCTGGATGAACGGGAGGGAGGCTCCAAGTCCGACATGGAGGACTTTAACGGATCCTGCACCAGTCTGTCGGAACAG AATGCATCATGGTTACGAGAGCCGGATGAATGTGCCGCCACTCCGTTGGGAACCCCGGGCACCTGTGGTCTGCCCTCACACAGCACAGGGGACAATTGTAGCGATACAG GCGATGGTCTGGACACCGGCGTGGCCTCCCCCAGCACGGGAGAAGAGGACGAGTCTGACAGAGAGAGAAGAAACAACAAGAAGAGAGGCATTTTCCCTAAAGTGGCCACAAACATAATGAGAGCGTGGCTCTTCCAGCATCTAACA CACCCGTACCCATCagaggagcagaagaagcagcTGTCACAGGACACGGGGCTGACCATCTTACAGGTCAACAACTG GTTCATCAACGCCAGGAGGAGAATCGTTCAGCCCATGATTGACCAGTCAAATCGCTCAG GTCAGGGTGGTCCCTACAGCCCAGAGGGAGCAGCGCTTGGGGGTTACGGACTTGATGGACAAGCCCACCTCAGCCTCCGAGCAGCAG CAGGTCTTCAAGGAATGCCATCACTGCAGGGGGACTACTCCAGTGCTCTGCTGTCCCAAGCAGCCTACCCAGCCCACCCAGGACCTTCCCTCCACCCCTACCCGGGCCCACACCCGCACGCCGCCATGCTGCTTCACCCGCCGCCACACGCGCATCCTACAGAGCCCCTCCTTGCACAAGGACTGGACATCCATGCACACTAG
- the meis3 gene encoding homeobox protein Meis3 isoform X2, translating into MFMSVLRVLCLSSFACQYEDLVHYSGTEGMSMGVYGDDVRTLPTPQYGAAIPDSLKHHKDQIYGHPLFPLLALVFEKCELATCSPRDSASLSATSHLPGMTSHSDVCSSESFNDDIAAFAKQIRSEKPIFSSNPELDNLMIQAIQVLRFHLLELEKVHDLCDNFCHRYITCLKGKMPTDLVLDEREGGSKSDMEDFNGSCTSLSEQNASWLREPDECAATPLGTPGTCGLPSHSTGDNCSDTGDGLDTGVASPSTGEEDESDRERRNNKKRGIFPKVATNIMRAWLFQHLTHPYPSEEQKKQLSQDTGLTILQVNNWFINARRRIVQPMIDQSNRSGQGGPYSPEGAALGGYGLDGQAHLSLRAAGLQGMPSLQGDYSSALLSQAAYPAHPGPSLHPYPGPHPHAAMLLHPPPHAHPTEPLLAQGLDIHAH; encoded by the exons ATGTTCATGAGTGTCTTACGTGTCCTCTGTTTGTCTTCTTTTGCCTGCCAGTATGAAGACCTGGTGCACTACTCGGGGACGGAGGGCATGTCGATGGGGGTGTACGGGGATGATGTCAGAACACTTCCAACCCCTCAGTACGGAGCCGCCATCCCCGACTCCCTCAAACACCACAAGGACCAAATCTATGG tcaCCCATTGTTCCCATTGCTGGCCTTAGTTTTTGAAAAATGTGAGCTTGCCACCTGCTCTCCCCGAGACTCCGCCTCCCTGTCAGCCACATCCCACCTCCCTGGCATGACAAGTCACAGCGACGTGTGCTCCTCGGAATCCTTCAATGATGACATTGCTGCTTTTGCTAAACAG ATTCGTTCAGAGAAACCAATATTTTCTTCCAATCCTGAACTAGACAACTTG ATGATTCAAGCAATACAAGTTCTTCGCTTTCATTTACTGGAGTTAGAAAAG GTGCATGACCTATGTGATAATTTCTGCCACCGTTACATCACCTGTCTGAAGGGCAAAATGCCCACGGACTTGGTCCTGGATGAACGGGAGGGAGGCTCCAAGTCCGACATGGAGGACTTTAACGGATCCTGCACCAGTCTGTCGGAACAG AATGCATCATGGTTACGAGAGCCGGATGAATGTGCCGCCACTCCGTTGGGAACCCCGGGCACCTGTGGTCTGCCCTCACACAGCACAGGGGACAATTGTAGCGATACAG GCGATGGTCTGGACACCGGCGTGGCCTCCCCCAGCACGGGAGAAGAGGACGAGTCTGACAGAGAGAGAAGAAACAACAAGAAGAGAGGCATTTTCCCTAAAGTGGCCACAAACATAATGAGAGCGTGGCTCTTCCAGCATCTAACA CACCCGTACCCATCagaggagcagaagaagcagcTGTCACAGGACACGGGGCTGACCATCTTACAGGTCAACAACTG GTTCATCAACGCCAGGAGGAGAATCGTTCAGCCCATGATTGACCAGTCAAATCGCTCAG GTCAGGGTGGTCCCTACAGCCCAGAGGGAGCAGCGCTTGGGGGTTACGGACTTGATGGACAAGCCCACCTCAGCCTCCGAGCAGCAG GTCTTCAAGGAATGCCATCACTGCAGGGGGACTACTCCAGTGCTCTGCTGTCCCAAGCAGCCTACCCAGCCCACCCAGGACCTTCCCTCCACCCCTACCCGGGCCCACACCCGCACGCCGCCATGCTGCTTCACCCGCCGCCACACGCGCATCCTACAGAGCCCCTCCTTGCACAAGGACTGGACATCCATGCACACTAG
- the meis3 gene encoding homeobox protein Meis3 isoform X4: protein MEKRYEDLVHYSGTEGMSMGVYGDDVRTLPTPQYGAAIPDSLKHHKDQIYGHPLFPLLALVFEKCELATCSPRDSASLSATSHLPGMTSHSDVCSSESFNDDIAAFAKQIRSEKPIFSSNPELDNLMIQAIQVLRFHLLELEKVHDLCDNFCHRYITCLKGKMPTDLVLDEREGGSKSDMEDFNGSCTSLSEQNASWLREPDECAATPLGTPGTCGLPSHSTGDNCSDTGDGLDTGVASPSTGEEDESDRERRNNKKRGIFPKVATNIMRAWLFQHLTHPYPSEEQKKQLSQDTGLTILQVNNWFINARRRIVQPMIDQSNRSGQGGPYSPEGAALGGYGLDGQAHLSLRAAGLQGMPSLQGDYSSALLSQAAYPAHPGPSLHPYPGPHPHAAMLLHPPPHAHPTEPLLAQGLDIHAH from the exons ATGGAGAAGAGG TATGAAGACCTGGTGCACTACTCGGGGACGGAGGGCATGTCGATGGGGGTGTACGGGGATGATGTCAGAACACTTCCAACCCCTCAGTACGGAGCCGCCATCCCCGACTCCCTCAAACACCACAAGGACCAAATCTATGG tcaCCCATTGTTCCCATTGCTGGCCTTAGTTTTTGAAAAATGTGAGCTTGCCACCTGCTCTCCCCGAGACTCCGCCTCCCTGTCAGCCACATCCCACCTCCCTGGCATGACAAGTCACAGCGACGTGTGCTCCTCGGAATCCTTCAATGATGACATTGCTGCTTTTGCTAAACAG ATTCGTTCAGAGAAACCAATATTTTCTTCCAATCCTGAACTAGACAACTTG ATGATTCAAGCAATACAAGTTCTTCGCTTTCATTTACTGGAGTTAGAAAAG GTGCATGACCTATGTGATAATTTCTGCCACCGTTACATCACCTGTCTGAAGGGCAAAATGCCCACGGACTTGGTCCTGGATGAACGGGAGGGAGGCTCCAAGTCCGACATGGAGGACTTTAACGGATCCTGCACCAGTCTGTCGGAACAG AATGCATCATGGTTACGAGAGCCGGATGAATGTGCCGCCACTCCGTTGGGAACCCCGGGCACCTGTGGTCTGCCCTCACACAGCACAGGGGACAATTGTAGCGATACAG GCGATGGTCTGGACACCGGCGTGGCCTCCCCCAGCACGGGAGAAGAGGACGAGTCTGACAGAGAGAGAAGAAACAACAAGAAGAGAGGCATTTTCCCTAAAGTGGCCACAAACATAATGAGAGCGTGGCTCTTCCAGCATCTAACA CACCCGTACCCATCagaggagcagaagaagcagcTGTCACAGGACACGGGGCTGACCATCTTACAGGTCAACAACTG GTTCATCAACGCCAGGAGGAGAATCGTTCAGCCCATGATTGACCAGTCAAATCGCTCAG GTCAGGGTGGTCCCTACAGCCCAGAGGGAGCAGCGCTTGGGGGTTACGGACTTGATGGACAAGCCCACCTCAGCCTCCGAGCAGCAG GTCTTCAAGGAATGCCATCACTGCAGGGGGACTACTCCAGTGCTCTGCTGTCCCAAGCAGCCTACCCAGCCCACCCAGGACCTTCCCTCCACCCCTACCCGGGCCCACACCCGCACGCCGCCATGCTGCTTCACCCGCCGCCACACGCGCATCCTACAGAGCCCCTCCTTGCACAAGGACTGGACATCCATGCACACTAG
- the meis3 gene encoding homeobox protein Meis3 isoform X1: protein MFMSVLRVLCLSSFACQYEDLVHYSGTEGMSMGVYGDDVRTLPTPQYGAAIPDSLKHHKDQIYGHPLFPLLALVFEKCELATCSPRDSASLSATSHLPGMTSHSDVCSSESFNDDIAAFAKQIRSEKPIFSSNPELDNLMIQAIQVLRFHLLELEKVHDLCDNFCHRYITCLKGKMPTDLVLDEREGGSKSDMEDFNGSCTSLSEQNASWLREPDECAATPLGTPGTCGLPSHSTGDNCSDTGDGLDTGVASPSTGEEDESDRERRNNKKRGIFPKVATNIMRAWLFQHLTHPYPSEEQKKQLSQDTGLTILQVNNWFINARRRIVQPMIDQSNRSGQGGPYSPEGAALGGYGLDGQAHLSLRAAAGLQGMPSLQGDYSSALLSQAAYPAHPGPSLHPYPGPHPHAAMLLHPPPHAHPTEPLLAQGLDIHAH from the exons ATGTTCATGAGTGTCTTACGTGTCCTCTGTTTGTCTTCTTTTGCCTGCCAGTATGAAGACCTGGTGCACTACTCGGGGACGGAGGGCATGTCGATGGGGGTGTACGGGGATGATGTCAGAACACTTCCAACCCCTCAGTACGGAGCCGCCATCCCCGACTCCCTCAAACACCACAAGGACCAAATCTATGG tcaCCCATTGTTCCCATTGCTGGCCTTAGTTTTTGAAAAATGTGAGCTTGCCACCTGCTCTCCCCGAGACTCCGCCTCCCTGTCAGCCACATCCCACCTCCCTGGCATGACAAGTCACAGCGACGTGTGCTCCTCGGAATCCTTCAATGATGACATTGCTGCTTTTGCTAAACAG ATTCGTTCAGAGAAACCAATATTTTCTTCCAATCCTGAACTAGACAACTTG ATGATTCAAGCAATACAAGTTCTTCGCTTTCATTTACTGGAGTTAGAAAAG GTGCATGACCTATGTGATAATTTCTGCCACCGTTACATCACCTGTCTGAAGGGCAAAATGCCCACGGACTTGGTCCTGGATGAACGGGAGGGAGGCTCCAAGTCCGACATGGAGGACTTTAACGGATCCTGCACCAGTCTGTCGGAACAG AATGCATCATGGTTACGAGAGCCGGATGAATGTGCCGCCACTCCGTTGGGAACCCCGGGCACCTGTGGTCTGCCCTCACACAGCACAGGGGACAATTGTAGCGATACAG GCGATGGTCTGGACACCGGCGTGGCCTCCCCCAGCACGGGAGAAGAGGACGAGTCTGACAGAGAGAGAAGAAACAACAAGAAGAGAGGCATTTTCCCTAAAGTGGCCACAAACATAATGAGAGCGTGGCTCTTCCAGCATCTAACA CACCCGTACCCATCagaggagcagaagaagcagcTGTCACAGGACACGGGGCTGACCATCTTACAGGTCAACAACTG GTTCATCAACGCCAGGAGGAGAATCGTTCAGCCCATGATTGACCAGTCAAATCGCTCAG GTCAGGGTGGTCCCTACAGCCCAGAGGGAGCAGCGCTTGGGGGTTACGGACTTGATGGACAAGCCCACCTCAGCCTCCGAGCAGCAG CAGGTCTTCAAGGAATGCCATCACTGCAGGGGGACTACTCCAGTGCTCTGCTGTCCCAAGCAGCCTACCCAGCCCACCCAGGACCTTCCCTCCACCCCTACCCGGGCCCACACCCGCACGCCGCCATGCTGCTTCACCCGCCGCCACACGCGCATCCTACAGAGCCCCTCCTTGCACAAGGACTGGACATCCATGCACACTAG